A portion of the Sandaracinobacteroides saxicola genome contains these proteins:
- the tldD gene encoding metalloprotease TldD encodes MTNPDTLLYDSLDPDAALRLTRNALTGCDDGELFLQYAASESFSFDDGRLKAATFDTTRGFGLRGVVGETTAYAHANDISESAILRAADTLGVIKGGPTSASATPARTNQRLYTDADPLSAIPFARKVALLQAIDAAARARDPKVAQVSASLLGTWHVVEIIRPDGSRARDIRPLVRLNVAIVAQSGDRREQGFHGLGGRYLYDRLFDESVWQAAIDTALQQALVNLDSVDAPAGEMTVVLGPGWPGILLHEAVGHGLEGDFNRKGTSAFSGRVGQQVAAKGVTVVDDGTLHDRRGSLSIDDEGTPTSCTTLIEDGILKGYMQDRLNARLMGVPATGNGRRESFAHAPMPRMTNTFMRAGTDDPAEILSRVKNGIYAKSFGGGQVDITSGKFVFSCTEAYRVENGRLGAPLKGATLIGNGPDVMHRITAIGHDLMLDEGVGTCGKGGQSVPAGVGQPTLLIEGLTVGGTA; translated from the coding sequence ATGACCAATCCCGACACGCTGCTCTACGACAGCCTCGATCCCGACGCCGCCCTCCGGCTGACCCGCAACGCCCTCACCGGCTGCGACGATGGCGAGCTGTTCCTGCAATATGCGGCGTCCGAAAGCTTCTCCTTCGATGACGGCCGATTGAAGGCCGCCACGTTCGACACCACGCGCGGCTTTGGCCTGCGCGGCGTCGTGGGGGAGACCACCGCCTACGCCCACGCCAATGACATTTCCGAATCCGCCATCCTGCGCGCCGCCGACACGCTCGGCGTCATCAAGGGCGGACCCACCAGCGCCAGCGCCACCCCGGCGCGCACCAACCAGCGGCTCTACACCGATGCCGACCCGCTGTCGGCCATCCCCTTCGCCCGCAAGGTCGCGCTGCTCCAGGCCATCGACGCCGCCGCCCGCGCCCGCGATCCCAAGGTCGCCCAGGTCTCCGCCAGCCTGCTCGGCACCTGGCACGTCGTCGAGATCATCCGCCCCGACGGCAGCCGCGCCCGCGACATCCGGCCGCTCGTGCGCCTCAACGTCGCCATCGTCGCGCAGTCCGGCGACCGCCGCGAACAGGGCTTCCACGGCCTCGGCGGCCGTTATCTCTACGACCGGCTGTTCGACGAAAGCGTCTGGCAGGCCGCCATCGACACCGCCCTGCAACAGGCCCTCGTCAACCTCGACAGCGTCGACGCCCCCGCCGGCGAGATGACCGTCGTCCTCGGCCCCGGCTGGCCCGGCATCCTGCTGCACGAAGCCGTCGGCCATGGCCTCGAAGGCGACTTCAACCGCAAGGGCACCAGCGCCTTCTCCGGCCGCGTCGGGCAGCAGGTCGCGGCGAAAGGCGTCACCGTGGTCGACGACGGCACGCTCCACGACCGCCGCGGCTCGCTCTCGATCGACGACGAAGGCACGCCCACCAGCTGCACGACGCTGATCGAGGACGGCATCCTCAAGGGCTATATGCAGGATCGCCTCAACGCCCGGCTGATGGGCGTCCCCGCCACCGGCAACGGCCGCCGCGAAAGTTTCGCCCACGCCCCGATGCCGCGCATGACCAACACCTTCATGCGCGCCGGCACCGACGACCCCGCCGAGATCCTGTCGCGCGTCAAGAACGGCATCTACGCCAAGAGCTTCGGCGGCGGCCAGGTGGACATCACCAGCGGCAAGTTCGTCTTCAGCTGCACCGAGGCGTACCGCGTCGAAAACGGCCGCCTCGGCGCGCCGCTCAAGGGCGCCACCCTCATCGGCAACGGGCCGGACGTGATGCACCGCATCACCGCCATCGGCCACGACCTGATGCTGGACGAAGGCGTCGGCACCTGCGGCAAGGGCGGCCAGAGCGTCCCCGCCGGCGTCGGCCAGCCCACATTGCTGATCGAAGGCTTGACCGTCGGCGGAACGGCCTAA
- a CDS encoding zinc-finger domain-containing protein gives MIAPPETRIAHSRRVACDGDEGALGHPRVWLEIGAAGYVDCGYCDRRFVLANDAQDDSH, from the coding sequence ATGATCGCGCCGCCGGAAACCCGCATCGCCCACAGCCGCCGCGTCGCCTGCGATGGCGATGAAGGCGCGCTCGGCCACCCCCGGGTCTGGCTGGAGATCGGCGCGGCAGGCTATGTGGACTGCGGCTATTGCGACCGCCGCTTCGTCCTGGCCAATGATGCGCAAGACGATTCACACTGA
- a CDS encoding UrcA family protein — protein sequence MIFHAKRLLPLAVLALTAMPALANDDAHRVAAVEHGDLDLRTEAGQRTLDARIRTAVRSVCSVDGARDIRAMPARCRAEATAKAQVAAQAAIAAAISREQMAGGVAKAPILR from the coding sequence ATGATTTTCCATGCCAAGCGGCTGCTGCCGCTCGCCGTGCTGGCGCTGACCGCGATGCCGGCGCTTGCCAATGACGACGCCCACCGGGTTGCCGCCGTGGAGCATGGCGACCTGGACCTGCGGACCGAGGCCGGGCAGCGGACGCTGGATGCCCGCATCAGGACCGCGGTGCGGTCGGTCTGTTCGGTGGATGGCGCGCGTGACATCCGGGCGATGCCGGCGCGGTGCCGTGCCGAAGCCACCGCGAAGGCCCAGGTTGCGGCGCAGGCGGCGATCGCCGCGGCGATCTCTCGCGAGCAGATGGCGGGCGGGGTGGCCAAGGCGCCCATCCTGCGCTGA
- a CDS encoding LytR/AlgR family response regulator transcription factor: protein MADELTVLIVDDEPLAAERLQLLCAQLPGLRLAGIAHDGAAALRMVDALSPDVLLLDIAMPELSGMDVARALDGRASRPGIIFVTAFDGYAVAAFDTDAVDYVQKPVSPERLARAFDRVRAHRANTAPADPWTREFWVPVRGELVRLAARAIERIEADRDYMRLIAQGRSYLLHTTATELEARLDPADFIRIHRSVILRRDTILSLRHDGAGIWSAVTANGAWRIGRSYLKSVQAMARPT, encoded by the coding sequence ATGGCTGACGAACTCACCGTCCTCATCGTCGACGATGAACCGCTCGCGGCCGAACGCCTGCAACTGCTCTGCGCCCAGCTGCCCGGCCTGCGCCTCGCCGGCATCGCCCACGATGGCGCCGCCGCGCTGCGCATGGTCGATGCCCTGTCCCCCGACGTGCTGCTCCTCGACATCGCCATGCCCGAACTCAGCGGCATGGACGTCGCGCGCGCGCTGGACGGCCGCGCGTCCCGGCCCGGCATCATCTTCGTCACCGCCTTTGATGGCTATGCCGTCGCCGCCTTCGATACCGACGCCGTCGACTATGTGCAGAAACCGGTTTCGCCCGAACGGCTCGCCCGCGCGTTCGACCGGGTTCGCGCGCATCGCGCGAACACCGCCCCGGCGGACCCCTGGACTCGCGAATTCTGGGTGCCCGTCCGCGGCGAACTGGTGCGTCTCGCCGCGCGTGCCATCGAACGGATCGAAGCCGACCGGGACTATATGCGCCTGATCGCGCAAGGCCGCAGCTACCTGCTGCACACCACCGCCACCGAGCTCGAGGCACGGCTCGATCCGGCCGATTTCATCCGCATCCACCGCAGCGTGATCCTGCGGCGGGATACCATCCTCAGCCTGCGGCACGACGGCGCCGGCATCTGGTCCGCTGTCACGGCCAACGGCGCCTGGCGCATCGGCCGAAGCTACCTGAAATCGGTCCAGGCCATGGCAAGGCCGACATGA
- a CDS encoding sensor histidine kinase, whose protein sequence is MTAPDPPTRPSRRLALLSIGGFWLAYFVINTLMMAIYEKPDQLPMAVRRGIVVTVSIGLTSLLWLLLRRFDHLRARRLLPLAFIACVPLALAYSATNYVAFELFPVKWQIDPLLVIQQPPAPPAPPVPPVPPIVTGDENNRIIVKPAPPTPPGATESTRVDQGASSSVTTITRTRPDGSRTTATVITAGEEHESPLQQIVGLALQWYFFIVCWAVMWIALTFAAQVRAAEQRAARYAAAAQSAELRALRYQINPHFLFNTLNSLSSLVMKGANRTAETMILNLSDFFRASLSGDPTDDVPLHAEIALQQRYLAIEAVRFPGRLAVVVDLPAECRDAPVPGFILQPIVENAIKYAVAPVARPVSLTFTASTTARRLRVRVEDDGPGSSTDAGTGLGLRNVRDRLAARYGDDAWLEAGPRPGGGWRVILDIPHG, encoded by the coding sequence ATGACCGCGCCCGATCCCCCCACACGCCCCTCGCGCCGCCTGGCGCTGCTGTCGATCGGCGGGTTCTGGCTTGCCTATTTCGTCATCAACACGCTGATGATGGCCATCTACGAGAAACCCGACCAGCTGCCGATGGCCGTGCGCCGCGGCATCGTCGTCACTGTCTCCATCGGCCTAACCAGCCTGCTCTGGCTGCTGCTCCGCCGCTTCGATCATCTGCGCGCCCGCCGGCTGCTGCCACTCGCCTTCATCGCCTGCGTGCCGCTGGCGCTCGCCTATTCCGCCACCAACTACGTGGCGTTCGAACTGTTTCCGGTGAAATGGCAGATCGATCCCCTGCTCGTCATTCAGCAGCCGCCCGCCCCGCCGGCGCCCCCCGTGCCTCCTGTTCCGCCCATCGTCACCGGCGATGAAAACAACCGCATCATCGTGAAACCCGCCCCGCCCACGCCCCCTGGCGCCACCGAGTCGACGCGGGTGGATCAGGGGGCCAGCAGCTCCGTCACCACCATCACCCGCACCCGGCCCGATGGCAGCCGCACCACCGCCACCGTCATCACCGCCGGCGAGGAACATGAAAGCCCCCTCCAGCAGATCGTCGGCCTCGCCCTGCAATGGTATTTCTTCATCGTCTGCTGGGCGGTGATGTGGATCGCGCTCACCTTCGCCGCCCAGGTGCGCGCCGCCGAACAACGCGCCGCCCGCTACGCCGCGGCGGCACAATCCGCCGAACTCCGCGCGCTGCGCTACCAGATCAACCCGCATTTCCTCTTCAACACCCTCAACTCGCTGTCCTCGCTCGTCATGAAGGGCGCCAACCGCACCGCCGAAACCATGATCCTCAACCTGTCGGACTTCTTCCGCGCCAGCCTCAGCGGCGACCCGACGGACGATGTGCCGCTGCACGCGGAAATCGCGCTGCAACAACGCTATCTCGCGATCGAGGCGGTGCGCTTTCCCGGCCGCCTCGCCGTCGTCGTCGACCTGCCGGCCGAATGCCGCGATGCGCCCGTCCCCGGCTTCATCCTGCAACCCATCGTCGAAAACGCCATCAAATATGCGGTCGCGCCCGTCGCGCGGCCCGTCTCGCTCACCTTCACCGCCTCGACGACGGCGCGCCGGCTGCGCGTCCGTGTCGAGGATGACGGCCCCGGCAGCAGCACGGACGCCGGCACCGGCCTCGGCCTGCGCAACGTCCGCGACCGCCTCGCCGCCCGCTATGGCGACGATGCCTGGCTGGAGGCCGGTCCCCGCCCCGGCGGCGGCTGGCGCGTGATCCTGGACATCCCCCATGGCTGA
- a CDS encoding CaiB/BaiF CoA transferase family protein, whose product MMEERSDDADRAGPLSGVMVLDLSRVLAGPYATMMLAELGARVVKVEAPGVGDDSRQIGPFKEGESAYFASINRGKESIALDLKAAGDRVIFEALLARADVLVENFRPGVMARLGYGWEVLRARHPRLVYAAASGFGQTGPEAARPAYDMIVQAMGGVMSVTGHEGGPPTRVGTSIGDITAGLFTVIGVQAALWHRERTGVGQLVDVAMLDCQIAILENAIARYAVSGVAPGPLGARHPSITPFAAYACADGHIVIAAGNDGLWATLLGVLGAETLANDARFLSNALRTEHAELVAEALEARLRERPCAHWLAVLEAAGVPCGPLQDVAQALNHPQVRARNMVIGTAFPGGAPLLAAGNPVKLSAHADPATRPPAPVLDGDRAAILAELGL is encoded by the coding sequence ATGATGGAAGAGCGTTCCGACGATGCGGACAGGGCGGGACCGCTTTCAGGCGTGATGGTGCTGGACCTGTCGCGGGTGCTGGCGGGACCCTATGCGACGATGATGCTGGCGGAGCTGGGGGCGCGGGTGGTGAAGGTGGAGGCGCCGGGCGTGGGCGACGACAGCCGGCAGATCGGGCCGTTCAAAGAGGGCGAGAGCGCCTATTTCGCCAGCATCAACCGGGGGAAGGAATCGATCGCGCTGGACCTGAAGGCCGCCGGCGACCGGGTGATTTTCGAGGCGCTGCTGGCACGGGCGGATGTGCTCGTCGAGAATTTCCGGCCCGGCGTGATGGCGCGGCTGGGCTATGGCTGGGAGGTGCTGCGGGCGCGGCATCCGCGGCTGGTCTATGCCGCGGCGAGCGGGTTCGGGCAGACCGGGCCGGAGGCGGCGCGGCCGGCCTATGACATGATCGTCCAGGCGATGGGGGGAGTCATGAGCGTGACCGGCCACGAAGGGGGCCCGCCGACGCGGGTGGGGACGAGCATCGGTGACATCACGGCGGGGCTGTTCACGGTGATCGGCGTGCAGGCGGCGTTGTGGCATCGCGAGCGGACGGGGGTGGGCCAGCTGGTGGATGTGGCGATGCTGGATTGCCAGATCGCCATCCTGGAGAATGCGATCGCGCGCTATGCGGTGAGTGGCGTGGCGCCCGGACCGCTGGGGGCACGGCATCCGAGCATCACGCCGTTTGCCGCCTATGCCTGTGCCGACGGGCATATCGTGATCGCGGCGGGGAATGATGGGCTGTGGGCGACGCTGCTGGGGGTGCTGGGGGCGGAGACGCTGGCGAACGATGCGCGCTTTCTCAGCAATGCGCTGCGGACGGAGCATGCCGAGCTTGTGGCGGAGGCGCTGGAAGCGCGGTTGCGCGAGCGGCCGTGCGCGCACTGGCTGGCGGTGCTGGAGGCGGCGGGCGTGCCGTGCGGGCCGTTGCAGGATGTCGCGCAGGCGCTGAACCATCCCCAGGTGCGGGCGCGGAACATGGTGATCGGGACGGCGTTTCCCGGCGGCGCGCCGCTGCTGGCGGCGGGCAATCCGGTGAAGCTGTCGGCGCACGCCGACCCGGCGACGCGGCCGCCGGCGCCGGTGCTGGATGGCGACCGGGCCGCGATCCTGGCGGAGCTGGGGCTGTGA
- the hisN gene encoding histidinol-phosphatase produces the protein MTLAADIALAHRLADAAGEAIRPHFRSGTAVIDKDDASPVTVADRAAEAAMRRILSHDRPQDGIVGEEYGVEREGASRQWVLDPIDGTRAFIAGRPLFGTLIALLEDGAPVLGIIDQPIARDRWIGGDGETRLNGAVVRARGCATLGEAYLATTSPDIFFGEGGEAAFRRVWGRARDTIYGGDCLNYALLATGCLDLVMEEGLKLYDWAALVPVVAGAGGVMTDWRGEVLRLGAEGRALAAGDARVHAAAVGAIGL, from the coding sequence ATGACTTTGGCGGCGGATATCGCGTTGGCGCACCGGCTGGCGGACGCGGCGGGGGAGGCGATCAGGCCGCATTTCCGCAGCGGCACGGCGGTGATCGACAAGGATGACGCGAGCCCGGTGACGGTGGCCGACCGCGCCGCGGAGGCGGCGATGCGGCGCATCCTGTCGCACGACCGGCCGCAGGACGGGATCGTGGGCGAGGAATATGGCGTGGAGCGGGAAGGGGCATCCCGGCAGTGGGTGTTGGACCCCATCGACGGCACGCGGGCGTTCATCGCCGGGCGACCGCTGTTCGGCACGCTGATCGCCCTTTTGGAGGATGGCGCGCCGGTGCTGGGGATCATCGACCAGCCGATTGCCCGCGACCGCTGGATCGGCGGCGATGGCGAGACGCGGCTGAACGGCGCGGTGGTGCGGGCGCGGGGCTGCGCGACGCTGGGGGAGGCCTATCTGGCGACCACCAGCCCGGACATTTTCTTTGGAGAGGGCGGCGAGGCGGCGTTCCGGCGGGTGTGGGGCCGGGCGCGGGATACCATCTATGGCGGCGATTGCCTGAACTATGCGCTGCTGGCCACCGGCTGCCTGGACCTGGTGATGGAGGAGGGGCTGAAGCTGTACGACTGGGCGGCGCTGGTGCCGGTGGTGGCGGGGGCGGGCGGGGTGATGACCGACTGGCGCGGCGAGGTATTGCGGCTGGGGGCGGAGGGACGGGCGCTGGCGGCGGGCGATGCGCGGGTGCACGCCGCGGCGGTGGGGGCGATCGGGCTGTAG
- a CDS encoding type II toxin-antitoxin system ParD family antitoxin — MNVSVGPRWEAFIQATVAAGRYGTASEVIREGLRLVEERERKLLALRTMIDESLAEGGDVSDAEISAMADTIEAEQTAARH, encoded by the coding sequence ATGAATGTATCGGTCGGGCCGCGCTGGGAGGCGTTCATTCAGGCGACGGTGGCGGCGGGGCGCTATGGCACCGCCAGCGAGGTGATCCGCGAGGGGTTGCGGCTGGTGGAGGAGCGGGAGCGGAAGCTGCTAGCATTGCGCACAATGATCGATGAATCGCTGGCGGAGGGCGGCGATGTTTCGGACGCCGAAATCTCAGCCATGGCGGATACCATCGAAGCGGAGCAGACTGCGGCGCGTCATTGA
- a CDS encoding type II toxin-antitoxin system RelE/ParE family toxin has product MRRLSYLRSAQRDIAIIQRFIARESGYPLTARAFVASLQDRCRKLAELPGTLGQARPELGPDIRSIVHKGYLIFFRYRQDVLQIINIIEGHRDVQALFGEEASPLS; this is encoded by the coding sequence ATGCGACGGTTGAGCTACCTGCGGTCAGCGCAACGCGATATCGCCATCATTCAGCGATTTATCGCGCGGGAGAGTGGTTATCCCCTGACAGCACGGGCCTTTGTGGCAAGTCTTCAAGATCGATGCCGGAAACTGGCCGAATTGCCCGGCACGCTGGGTCAAGCGCGGCCCGAGCTTGGGCCGGACATTCGATCGATTGTTCACAAGGGCTATCTCATCTTTTTCCGCTATCGGCAGGACGTCTTGCAAATCATCAACATTATCGAAGGCCATCGTGACGTGCAGGCGTTGTTCGGGGAGGAGGCCTCCCCGCTTTCCTAG
- a CDS encoding NADP-dependent oxidoreductase: protein MQTRQWLLADHPRGRPLRDGDFTLVTRDLPEPGAGEMLLKVLWLGFDPAQKGWAENVADYVAPMALGDVMRGSGIARVEVSNGGRFPVGTLVAGLTGWTEWLVSDGAGFEVCHPGLPPTAMLSVLGTTGLTAWCGLFKLGEPRPGDTVLVSGAAGATGSVVGQLAKVAGARAVGIAGGAEKCRWLVEEAGYDAAIDYKADNLRARLKELAPGGVDVVFDNVGGKILNDMLAHIATGARVVICGGISRYETGTMPAGPENYFNLVFRRATMRGFIVLDWASEFPALRKRLAGLVNDGRLKFRIDEQTGFENTPRTLMRLFTGDNRGKQVLKIAD from the coding sequence ATGCAGACGCGTCAGTGGCTTCTGGCCGATCATCCGCGGGGACGGCCGCTGCGGGATGGGGATTTCACGCTGGTGACGCGCGACCTGCCCGAGCCGGGGGCGGGGGAGATGCTGCTGAAGGTCCTGTGGCTGGGGTTCGATCCGGCGCAGAAGGGCTGGGCGGAGAATGTGGCGGACTATGTGGCGCCGATGGCGCTGGGCGATGTGATGCGCGGCAGCGGCATCGCGCGGGTGGAAGTGTCGAACGGCGGCCGGTTTCCGGTGGGCACGCTGGTCGCCGGGCTGACCGGCTGGACGGAGTGGCTGGTCAGCGACGGCGCGGGGTTCGAGGTGTGCCACCCCGGCCTGCCGCCGACCGCGATGCTGAGCGTGCTGGGGACGACCGGGCTGACGGCCTGGTGCGGGCTGTTCAAACTGGGTGAGCCGAGGCCGGGGGATACGGTGCTGGTGAGCGGCGCGGCGGGGGCGACCGGATCGGTGGTGGGGCAATTGGCGAAGGTGGCGGGGGCGCGGGCCGTCGGGATTGCCGGTGGCGCGGAGAAATGCCGCTGGCTGGTGGAAGAGGCGGGCTATGACGCGGCCATCGATTACAAGGCGGACAATCTGAGGGCGCGGTTGAAGGAGCTGGCGCCGGGCGGGGTGGATGTGGTGTTCGACAATGTCGGCGGCAAGATTCTGAACGACATGCTGGCGCATATCGCCACGGGGGCGCGGGTGGTGATCTGCGGCGGCATCAGCCGTTATGAGACCGGCACGATGCCGGCGGGGCCGGAGAATTATTTCAACCTGGTGTTCCGGCGGGCGACGATGCGGGGGTTCATCGTGCTCGATTGGGCCAGCGAGTTCCCGGCGCTGCGCAAGCGGCTGGCGGGCTTGGTGAACGATGGGCGGCTGAAGTTCCGGATCGATGAGCAGACGGGCTTTGAAAACACGCCGCGGACGCTGATGCGTCTGTTCACCGGCGACAATCGTGGCAAGCAGGTGCTGAAGATTGCGGATTGA
- the ribB gene encoding 3,4-dihydroxy-2-butanone-4-phosphate synthase encodes MSSELIGRIRRLVTEGGMSKSGLARAAGLHANTLRELEGEGWNPTAETLRKLESFLFESDETPVLVPTEAIIEEARNGRMFILVDDEDRENEGDLVIPAQMATPDAINFMAKHGRGLICLTLASERVKALGLPLMAQHNGTRHSTAFTVSIEAKEGVTTGISAADRARTIAVAIDAAKGPDHLVSPGHVFPLAARDGGVLVRAGHTEAAVDVSRLAGLNPSGVICEIMRDDGTMARLDDLVLFARQHGLKIGTIRDLIAYRMQHDHLLRPVAQVEIDSMHGGRWTAKTYRNSADGAEHIVLQKGRIDGAKPTLVRVHVQSMFTDLFGEVGGRSGLIPRAMEAIAAEGAGVLVVIRDARMDAISSQMRAKDQGEPFTLRDYGAGAQILVDLGVSDMVLLSTSHRSYVGLAGYGLNVVGERSLLAQESI; translated from the coding sequence ATGAGCAGCGAATTGATCGGTCGGATCCGGCGTCTGGTGACCGAGGGCGGCATGTCGAAGTCGGGGCTGGCGCGGGCGGCGGGGTTGCACGCTAACACGCTGCGCGAGCTGGAGGGCGAGGGCTGGAACCCGACAGCGGAGACGTTGCGCAAGCTGGAGAGTTTCCTGTTCGAAAGCGACGAGACGCCGGTGCTGGTCCCGACCGAGGCGATCATCGAGGAGGCGCGCAACGGCCGGATGTTCATTCTGGTCGATGACGAGGACCGGGAGAATGAGGGCGACCTGGTGATCCCGGCGCAGATGGCGACGCCGGATGCGATCAACTTCATGGCGAAGCATGGCCGCGGCCTCATTTGCCTGACGCTGGCGTCGGAGCGGGTGAAGGCGCTGGGGCTGCCGCTGATGGCGCAGCACAATGGCACGCGGCATTCGACGGCCTTCACCGTCAGCATCGAGGCGAAAGAGGGCGTGACGACCGGCATCAGCGCGGCGGATCGGGCGCGGACGATCGCGGTGGCGATCGATGCGGCAAAGGGCCCGGACCATCTGGTGTCGCCGGGGCATGTGTTTCCGCTGGCGGCGCGGGATGGCGGCGTGCTGGTGCGCGCCGGGCATACCGAGGCGGCGGTGGATGTCAGCCGGCTGGCGGGGCTGAACCCCTCCGGCGTGATATGCGAGATCATGCGCGACGATGGCACGATGGCGCGGCTGGATGACCTGGTGCTGTTCGCGCGCCAGCATGGGTTGAAGATCGGCACGATCCGCGACCTGATCGCCTATCGCATGCAGCACGACCATCTGCTGCGCCCGGTGGCGCAGGTGGAGATCGACAGCATGCACGGCGGGCGCTGGACGGCGAAGACCTATCGCAACAGCGCCGATGGCGCCGAGCATATCGTGCTGCAGAAGGGGCGGATCGACGGCGCGAAGCCCACATTGGTTCGCGTACATGTGCAGTCAATGTTCACCGACCTGTTCGGCGAGGTGGGCGGGCGCAGCGGGCTGATTCCGCGGGCGATGGAGGCGATCGCGGCGGAAGGGGCGGGCGTGCTGGTGGTGATCCGCGACGCGCGCATGGACGCGATCAGCAGCCAGATGCGGGCGAAGGACCAGGGCGAGCCGTTCACGCTGCGCGATTATGGCGCCGGCGCGCAGATCCTGGTCGATCTGGGGGTGAGCGACATGGTGCTGCTGTCGACGAGCCACCGCAGCTATGTGGGGCTGGCGGGCTATGGGTTGAACGTGGTGGGCGAGCGCAGCCTGCTGGCGCAGGAGAGCATATGA
- the ribH gene encoding 6,7-dimethyl-8-ribityllumazine synthase gives MAHIGIVAAGFYRHILDMQLAGARAALKAAGATHELVEVPGALEIPGAIGLATETGRYDGFVALGCVIRGETYHFEIVAGESARGIMALTMDGLAIGNGILTVENEAQAIARADPGQKNKAGEAVAAMLALLALREKFAG, from the coding sequence ATGGCGCATATCGGAATCGTGGCGGCCGGATTCTATCGGCACATATTGGACATGCAGCTGGCCGGCGCGCGGGCGGCGCTGAAGGCGGCAGGTGCCACGCACGAGCTGGTCGAGGTGCCGGGCGCGCTGGAGATTCCGGGGGCCATCGGCCTGGCGACGGAGACCGGGCGTTATGACGGGTTCGTCGCGCTGGGGTGCGTGATCCGGGGGGAGACATACCATTTCGAGATTGTGGCCGGCGAGAGCGCGCGGGGGATCATGGCGCTGACCATGGACGGGCTGGCGATCGGCAATGGCATCCTGACGGTGGAGAATGAGGCCCAGGCGATCGCGCGGGCGGACCCGGGGCAGAAGAACAAGGCGGGCGAGGCGGTGGCGGCGATGCTGGCGCTGCTGGCGCTGCGGGAGAAGTTCGCGGGGTAA